A single region of the Musa acuminata AAA Group cultivar baxijiao chromosome BXJ1-11, Cavendish_Baxijiao_AAA, whole genome shotgun sequence genome encodes:
- the LOC135596786 gene encoding RNA polymerase II C-terminal domain phosphatase-like 1 codes for MFKSAVYYENSFCGEVQIYPQNPNIGSRIREIRISHLSPSSERCQPLALLHTVASGGVCIKVESTSTSTDDSPLFRLHTTLARENKTAVVQQGKEELHLVAMTSRKNPMPYSCFWGFSVPSQLYESSLLMLNLRCLGIVFDLDETLLVANTMRSFEDRIDALQRKINNETDPQRVAGMLMEIKRYQDDKSILKQYAENDQVNENGRLFKVQSEMVPPLSDSHQLIARPVIRLQEKNIILTRVNPSIRDTSVLVRLRPSWEDLRSYLTARGRKRFEVYVCTMAERDYALEMWRLLDPDSSLINSSKLLDRIVCVKSGSRKSLLNVFQDGICHPKMALVIDDRLKVWDEKDQSRVHVVPAFAPYYAPQAEANSTIPVLCVARNVACNVRGGFFKAFDEGILPRISEILYEDEMKDIPPAPDVGNFLISEDDTSTSNVNKDQSCHNGMADAEVERRLKEASCSVQAVHPMVTNFVQRPVSSQHVASSFGTSLTAMQMMVPLPNDQGSQSVAVGRPLGQLAFPEPSFQGSPSREEGEVPESELDPDTRRRLLILQHGQDTREPPTSFPMNPPLHVSIPSVQPQGSWFPSEEEIKPRQENTASKEFIRELDHARYKKQFRHPSFMHGGENSVPYDRVHEPRRSPLNNGGDCVWQNNSLSNFNSFKGDKVPMGRNFSSYKDAQFETRQATIKQAESPAGILQEIAMRCRNKVEFRSTLCHTAELQFSIEVWFVGEKLGEGVGKTRKEAQHRAAEISVRNLADKYLSNALTGPNTVHGDLPKLPQAKENGLLSELNSYGYQPCSRNDLLLVASTSENSHSMDQRLEGSRRTSSITSLKELCVMEGFDLVFRAEPSTSNGSVSKGEVSAQVEIARQILGRGVGTTWVEAKLQAAEQALGTLRSMLGQFTQKRSSLPGSMSITANKRSKPIFTDAA; via the exons ATGTTTAAATCTGCTGTTTACTACGAGAACTCCTTTTGTGGGGAGGTGCAAATTTATCCCCAGAATCCGAACATCGGCTCAAGGATCAGGGAGATCCGGATCTCCCATCTCTCGCCTTCCAGCGAGCGGTGCCAACCGCTCGCCCTTCTACATACCGTCGCCTCCGGCGGCGTCTGCATCAAGGTGGAGTCGACGTCAACATCAACCGATGATTCGCCACTATTCCGTTTGCACACTACTCTCGCCAGAGAGAATAAG ACTGCTGTTGTTCAACAAGGCAAAGAAGAGCTGCACCTCGTGGCCATGACATCCAGAAAGAATCCGATGCCATATTCTTGTTTCTGGGGGTTCAGTGTTCCATCACAATTGTATGAATCTTCTCTGCTGATGCTGAACCTAAGGTGCCTTGGTATCGTGTTCGATCTTGATGAAACTCTTCTAGTTGCTAATACCATGCGCTCATTTGAGGACCGGATCGATGCTCTTCAacgaaaaataaataatgaaacagACCCTCAGCGCGTTGCTGGTATGCTAATGGAGATTAAGCGGTACCAAGATGATAAGTCAATTTTGAAACAATATGCTGAAAATGACCAGGTCAATGAAAATGGAAGGTTGTTCAAGGTTCAATCAGAGATGGTCCCACCTTTGTCTGATAGCCATCAATTGATTGCACGCCCAGTAATACGGTTGCAAGAGAAAAACATCATTCTAACGCGTGTAAATCCATCA ATACGAGATACGAGTGTTCTTGTTCGATTAAGGCCTTCATGGGAAGACCTCCGGAGCTATCTAACAGCAAGAGGACGGAAGCGTTTTGAGGTCTATGTTTGCACAATGGCTGAAAGAGATTATGCCTTGGAAATGTGGAGGCTTTTAGACCCAGATTCTAGCTTGATTAATTCTTCAAAACTACTTGACCGCATAGTTTGTGTTAAGTCAG GCTCAAGAAAGTCGCTGCTCAATGTCTTTCAAGATGGAATCTGCCATCCGAAGATGGCACTTGTGATTGATGATCGTCTAAAAGTCTGGGATGAAAAAGATCAATCACGGGTTCATGTTGTCCCTGCTTTTGCCCCATATTATGCTCCTCAAGCAGAG GCCAATAGCACCATCCCAGTTTTATGTGTTGCGAGAAATGTTGCCTGTAATGTCAGAGGTGGTTTTTTCAA GGCTTTTGATGAAGGAATATTACCACGAATAAGTGAAATTTTATATGAAGATGAAATGAAAGATATTCCACCTGCTCCAGATGTGGGCAACTTCTTGATATCAGAG GATGACACTTCGACATCAAATGTAAACAAAGACCAGTCATGTCACAATGGCATGGCAGATGCAGAGGTTGAGAGAAGATTGaag GAAGCAAGTTGCAGTGTCCAAGCTGTTCATCCCATGGTCACTAACTTTGTGCAGCGACCAGTATCTTCTCAACATGTTGCTTCTTCATTTGGTACTTCACTGACTGCTATGCAGATGATGGTGCCTTTACCTAATGATCAAGGCTCTCAGTCTGTTGCAGTAGGTAGGCCTTTGGGCCAATTGGCCTTTCCAGAACCTAGCTTTCAAGGCTCTCCTTCTAGGGAAGAGGGTGAGGTTCCTGAATCAGAACTAGATCCAGACACAAGGAGAAGGCTTCTCATATTGCAACATGGTCAAGATACGAGAGAACCTCCTACCTCTTTTCCTATGAACCCCCCGCTTCATGTCTCAATTCCTTCTGTACAACCACAAGGAAGTTGGTTTCCGTCGGAAGAAGAGATTAAACCAAGACAAGAAAACACAGCATCAAAAGAGTTTATCAGAGAACTAGATCATGCACGGTATAAAAAACAGTTTAGGCATCCATCTTTCATGCATGGCGGAGAGAACTCTGTTCCTTACGATAGAGTTCATGAACCTAGAAGATCACCT TTGAATAATGGAGGCGACTGTGTGTGGCAAAATAATTCCTTGTCAAACTTCAATTCCTTTAAAG GTGACAAGGTGCCTATGGGGCGAAACTTTTCAAGCTACAAAGATGCCCAGTTTGAAACCAGACAGGCTACTATAAAGCAGGCAGAATCTCCTGCTGGAATTTTACAGGAAATAGCGATGAGATGTAGAAATAAG GTGGAGTTTCGAAGCACTCTTTGTCATACTGCAGAACTGCAGTTTTCAATTGAG GTTTGGTTTGTTGGAGAAAAGTTAGGTGAGGGGGTTGGCAAAACGAGGAAAGAAGCCCAACATCGAGCTGCTGAGATCTCCGTTCGGAATTTGGCTG ATAAATACTTGTCAAATGCTCTCACGGGCCCTAATACTGTGCATGGAGATCTACCTAAGCTGCCTCAAGCCAAAGAAAATGGTCTTTTAAGTGAATTAAATTCATATGGATATCAGCCATGCTCCAGGAATGACCTTTTACTTGTTGCAAGTACGTCAGAAAATTCTCATTCCATGGATCAGAGATTAGAAGGCTCAAGAAGAACATCTTCTATTACTTCTCTCAAAGAACTA TGTGTCATGGAGGGTTTCGACCTTGTTTTTCGAGCTGAACCTTCAACCTCAAATGGTTCAGTTAGTAAAGGGGAAGTGTCGGCACAG GTAGAAATAGCAAGACAGATCTTGGGGAGAGGAGTTGGAACAACCTGGGTGGAAGCTAAGCTCCAG GCTGCTGAACAAGCTCTTGGAACTTTGAGGTCCATGCTTGGTCAATTCACTCAAAAACGCTCTAGTTTACCAgg